A region of the Verrucomicrobiota bacterium genome:
GTTAAAGAAGGGCGGCTACAAAACAGCGGTTGTCGGTAAGTGGCACCTTGGCCTGGGCGGTCCCGAAGGCCCCGACTGGAATGGCGATCTAAATCCGGGGCCCCGAGAGATAGGCTTCGATTATAATTTCCTGTTACCCACCACCAATGACCGGGTTCCGCAGGTTTATGTAGAAAACCACCGGGTCCTCAATCTCGATCCGGCGGACCCGCTCTGGGTCGGAAACAAAACACCTTCCGAAGATCATCCCACCGGTATTACTCATCGCGAGACGCTGAAGATGGATTGGTCGCATGGACACAATTCAACCATTCACAATGGTATTAGCCGTATTGGGTTCTACACCGGTGGGCATGCCGCACGGTTCCGCGATGAAGATCTTGCCGACATGTGGGTGGAAAAATCGGTGGAATGGATCGAGGCGAATAAGGATAATCCGTTCTTTCTGTTTTTTGCTTCACACGATCTCCATGTCCCGCGCATGCCCCATGAACGATTTCAAGGCAAGAGCGAGCTTGGCTTTCGAGGCGATGCCATTGTGCAGTTGGATTGGTGTGTCGGTGAGTTGATCAAAACACTCAAGCGCTTGAACCTGGATAAAAATACCCTGGTGGTGTTCTGTTCCGACAATGGCCCTGTTCTCGATGATGGTTACGTTGATGGAGCCGTTGAGCAAAACGGTGACCATTCACCCAATGGACCATTTACCGGAGGAAAATATTCCGTCTACGAGGGTGGCACCCGCACCCCGTTTATCTCCTGGTGGCCTGGGCGCATCAAGCCCGGCGTATCCGACGAAGTAGTCTGCACCGTGGATTTATTCGCCAGCACCGCAGCCATGGCCGGCGTCGAACTGACCTCGGATGAAAGCCTCGATAGTCTTAATGTGCTCGGAGCCTTGTTAGGACAGAAGGGTGCCCCTGGACGTGACCATCTTCTCCAACAAGACAACGGCAACGGCGGTAATTTTGGTTTTCGAGTCGGTGATTGGAAGCTACAGCGCCACGATTCCGGCAAAGCCAGAAATGTCGTCGTAACTAACCGTCTGGCAAATTCCGAGGTCGCTCAATACCGTCTCTACAATCTCGCCAGTGACCCCAGCGAACAAAACAACCTGGCGGCTGTGCATCCGGACATTTTCGAACGCATGAAGACCCAATTGGCGAAGATTATCGAAGACGGCCGAAGTCGGTTTTAACCTGAGGCATAGGTAGGAGCGAGCTGGGTCGCGAACTTTTGTGGTGAGGTCTTTCCGCTTTCTTTAAAATGAACGCTAATCTATGTGGCTATCGCTTATTTTTCACGGATCGCATGACCATCCCCGTCGTTGACAAAAGACCTGATTCTTGATGGTCTGGAGCCTTACCGACTTCAGCATGAAGATACCTCTCACAATTCTCTCGTTTCCCTTACTGGTCTTTTCATCGGGCTGTGTGACCAAGCCTTTAGCGATAAACGAGCACGGCCCACGACTCGCTGATCCTCTGCAAGTGGAACTGACAGGCATACAGTTTCTCAATTACTGCGGGTAAAGGAATATCCCCGAAACGCAGACGAAGAATTTCAACACGCTTCCGGGTATTATTGCCGTTACGAAAGATGAGCTGAGTATTGCCAAAGGAAACTTGCACTCAGCTGGGAAGAAAGAAGTGATCAAAATCCCCATCGACGAAATTGACGGATTGGCTCAAATTGCCAACCAGATACATATAAAACACGGTGACCAATTACTCGTGGTTTTTATTTACGGGATGCATTCTTTCGAAGTGAATTACAACCGGGAGCAAGAACTTGTT
Encoded here:
- a CDS encoding arylsulfatase, coding for MTFKKLLTCSLYYLVAVVLTNGADKPNIIVIMADDLGYGDISSYGATGVQTPHIDQLAKEGIKFTSGYCSASTCTPTRYSFLTGTYAFRGKGHGIAAPSSPALIQPETPTIASMLKKGGYKTAVVGKWHLGLGGPEGPDWNGDLNPGPREIGFDYNFLLPTTNDRVPQVYVENHRVLNLDPADPLWVGNKTPSEDHPTGITHRETLKMDWSHGHNSTIHNGISRIGFYTGGHAARFRDEDLADMWVEKSVEWIEANKDNPFFLFFASHDLHVPRMPHERFQGKSELGFRGDAIVQLDWCVGELIKTLKRLNLDKNTLVVFCSDNGPVLDDGYVDGAVEQNGDHSPNGPFTGGKYSVYEGGTRTPFISWWPGRIKPGVSDEVVCTVDLFASTAAMAGVELTSDESLDSLNVLGALLGQKGAPGRDHLLQQDNGNGGNFGFRVGDWKLQRHDSGKARNVVVTNRLANSEVAQYRLYNLASDPSEQNNLAAVHPDIFERMKTQLAKIIEDGRSRF